The Flavobacteriales bacterium genome includes a region encoding these proteins:
- a CDS encoding DUF5958 family protein, translating into MTAIKIAPIKETMTPVVLFKTHAFKIATNKTVDLPDSELRKSFIIMLSIFKTADTFRRETECRNGCDHEWHNIKD; encoded by the coding sequence TTGACTGCAATAAAAATTGCACCGATTAAAGAAACAATGACACCAGTAGTTCTTTTCAAAACACATGCTTTTAAGATAGCAACTAATAAAACTGTAGACTTACCTGATTCTGAATTACGAAAATCTTTTATAATCATGTTGAGTATTTTCAAGACAGCTGATACTTTTAGACGTGAAACAGAATGTAGAAATGGGTGCGATCATGAATGGCATAATATAAAAGACTAA
- a CDS encoding DUF5958 family protein: MTEIEVNINKYAQDKLSDSEIMDWFDQFDLSAQKGIRDNLIMFINNHIQLTS; the protein is encoded by the coding sequence ATGACAGAGATAGAAGTAAATATTAACAAATACGCTCAAGATAAACTGTCTGACTCTGAGATAATGGATTGGTTTGACCAGTTTGATTTGTCTGCTCAAAAGGGGATTCGAGATAATTTAATTATGTTCATCAACAATCACATCCAACTGACGAGTTAA
- a CDS encoding HNH endonuclease, with amino-acid sequence MSLYNRKEWIEFRENVIESDGYNCVRCGRSKNEVILQVHHKIYLKGKLPWEYGTVNCETLCKGCHAAEHGIIQPKIGWEFLGQEDSGEFSSDCENSGCGATIRHKYLISHPNWGFLEVGTVCCDNLTDSQIASNKRETMNRYRSRKMRFIKSKRWKYNEGKYLIKQNLFEVEIEEIKKTNFQLTIHKLKSKVKYESLELAKESAFDTIESGTLYEYLDKHEIEYRKKK; translated from the coding sequence ATGTCTCTATACAACAGAAAAGAATGGATAGAATTTAGAGAAAACGTAATTGAATCTGACGGATATAATTGCGTGAGATGTGGGCGTTCAAAAAATGAGGTTATTTTACAAGTGCACCATAAAATTTATTTGAAAGGAAAGTTACCCTGGGAATATGGAACTGTAAATTGTGAAACTTTATGTAAAGGTTGTCACGCAGCTGAACACGGAATTATTCAACCAAAAATAGGTTGGGAATTTCTAGGTCAAGAGGATTCGGGTGAATTTAGTAGTGATTGTGAAAATAGTGGTTGTGGAGCAACAATCAGACATAAATATTTGATTTCTCACCCAAATTGGGGTTTTCTTGAAGTTGGCACAGTTTGCTGTGATAATTTGACTGACTCACAAATCGCTTCAAATAAAAGAGAAACTATGAATCGATACAGGAGTAGAAAAATGCGATTCATAAAGTCAAAAAGATGGAAGTACAACGAAGGAAAGTACCTGATAAAGCAAAATTTATTTGAAGTGGAAATCGAGGAAATTAAAAAAACTAACTTTCAACTAACTATCCATAAGCTTAAAAGCAAAGTTAAATATGAATCATTGGAGTTAGCTAAAGAATCAGCTTTTGACACAATTGAATCAGGAACACTTTATGAGTATTTAGATAAACACGAAATTGAATATCGCAAGAAAAAATAA
- a CDS encoding valine--tRNA ligase, translating to MELASKYSPNEIENKWYAFWMDQKIFESKPDHREAFTIVIPPPNVTGVLHMGHMLNNTIQDVLIRRARMMGKNACWVPGTDHASIATESKVVAKLASEGIDKKDLTREEFLKHAFEWKDKHGGIILEQLKKLGASCDWSRTTFTMDEDYSEHVIHAFIDLYNKGKIYRGTRMVNWDPKALTALSDEEVIYSEENSKLYHIKYAIEGSEEFLTIATTRPETLLGDTAICINPNDERYQHLKGKKAIVPLVNRVIPIIEDEYVDMEFGTGCLKVTPAHDLNDYDLGKKHQLETINILTEDGKLNKNAQLFVGQDRFEARKSIAKELENQGILLKAEDYQNKVGRSERSNAVVEPRLSMQWFCSMKEMAEPALKNVLDDTIKFHPENTKNTYRHWMENIKDWCISRQLWWGHQIPAFYYGEGENDFVVAKTIEEALPLAQEKTGNTALTTADLKQDEDALDTWFSSWLWPMGVFSKEELDYYYPGETIVTGPDIIFFWIARMIMAGYEYKDEKPFKNVYFTGLIRDGLGRKMSKSLGNSPDALGLIERYGADGVRAGLLLTSAAGNDLKFESVDNKDGSVDYPLCEQGRNFNNKLWNALRLTKMWESEEKETPASNEIAIQWFGNKLAEITAFVNKNFDNYRVSDALKSLYKLIWNDFCSQYLEAIKPAYGDSIDQATLDKTTYFFEELMKLLHPFMPFISEEIWHKLGSQKEGKTIMEEAWADHQEFDEQNIKDLEHIFQINTQVRAMRASKGISPRESMEVFATHADFVKPYAALVQKLANVSQIHFDAEKPQQAFSFRIDGSEYFIPANENINVEEELKKLQDELKRTQGSLNGVLKKLSNERFMANAPEKVVILEKKKKSDMETKIQALQEQIAGLS from the coding sequence ATGGAATTAGCCAGTAAATACAGTCCAAACGAGATTGAAAACAAATGGTATGCATTCTGGATGGATCAAAAAATTTTTGAATCTAAACCAGACCACAGAGAAGCCTTTACCATCGTAATTCCCCCGCCAAACGTTACGGGAGTATTGCACATGGGACACATGCTCAACAATACCATTCAAGATGTATTGATTCGTAGAGCCCGAATGATGGGAAAAAATGCCTGCTGGGTTCCTGGAACCGATCATGCTTCTATTGCTACAGAATCAAAAGTCGTGGCAAAACTGGCAAGTGAAGGAATCGATAAAAAAGACTTGACAAGAGAAGAATTCCTCAAACACGCTTTCGAATGGAAAGACAAACACGGAGGAATTATCTTAGAACAACTCAAAAAACTAGGAGCTTCTTGTGACTGGAGTAGAACTACCTTTACGATGGACGAAGACTATTCTGAGCATGTAATCCATGCCTTTATAGATCTTTACAACAAAGGAAAAATCTATAGAGGAACCCGAATGGTAAACTGGGATCCCAAAGCACTCACAGCACTTTCTGACGAAGAAGTAATCTATTCTGAAGAAAACTCCAAGCTTTATCATATCAAATACGCCATAGAAGGAAGCGAAGAATTCTTAACAATAGCCACCACAAGACCTGAAACTCTTTTGGGTGATACCGCTATCTGTATCAATCCTAATGATGAAAGATACCAGCACCTAAAAGGAAAAAAGGCCATTGTACCCCTCGTAAACCGTGTAATTCCTATTATAGAAGACGAATATGTGGATATGGAATTCGGTACAGGATGTTTGAAAGTTACCCCAGCACATGATCTCAATGATTATGACTTAGGTAAAAAACACCAACTCGAGACCATCAATATCCTTACAGAAGATGGAAAACTCAACAAAAATGCCCAACTTTTTGTAGGACAAGATCGTTTTGAAGCCCGAAAAAGCATTGCCAAAGAGCTCGAAAATCAAGGAATCCTGCTAAAAGCAGAAGATTACCAAAACAAAGTAGGAAGATCCGAAAGATCCAACGCTGTGGTAGAACCTAGACTTTCTATGCAGTGGTTTTGCTCCATGAAAGAAATGGCAGAGCCTGCACTCAAAAACGTGCTAGACGACACCATAAAATTCCACCCAGAAAATACCAAAAACACCTATCGTCATTGGATGGAAAACATCAAAGATTGGTGTATTTCACGTCAGCTTTGGTGGGGACATCAGATTCCTGCATTCTATTACGGAGAAGGAGAAAACGACTTTGTAGTTGCAAAAACGATAGAAGAAGCCCTTCCATTGGCACAAGAAAAAACAGGAAACACGGCACTCACCACCGCAGATCTAAAACAAGATGAAGACGCATTAGACACTTGGTTCTCTTCTTGGCTGTGGCCAATGGGTGTTTTCTCAAAAGAAGAATTAGACTACTATTACCCAGGGGAAACTATTGTAACAGGACCCGATATTATCTTTTTCTGGATTGCCAGAATGATTATGGCAGGTTATGAATACAAGGACGAAAAACCCTTCAAAAACGTATATTTCACAGGACTTATCCGTGACGGGTTGGGAAGAAAAATGAGTAAATCACTCGGAAATTCACCAGATGCCCTTGGACTCATAGAACGATACGGTGCCGATGGAGTTCGTGCAGGATTACTCCTTACTTCTGCCGCTGGAAACGACCTAAAATTCGAATCGGTAGATAACAAAGACGGAAGTGTAGATTACCCACTTTGTGAACAAGGAAGAAATTTCAACAACAAACTTTGGAATGCCCTCCGCCTAACAAAAATGTGGGAAAGCGAAGAAAAAGAAACACCTGCTTCAAACGAAATAGCGATCCAATGGTTTGGAAACAAACTGGCAGAAATTACCGCTTTTGTAAACAAAAACTTTGATAATTACCGAGTTTCCGATGCCCTAAAATCGCTCTATAAACTAATCTGGAACGACTTCTGCTCACAATATCTAGAGGCTATAAAACCAGCCTATGGAGACAGCATTGACCAAGCCACACTGGACAAAACCACCTACTTTTTTGAAGAACTCATGAAACTTCTTCATCCATTTATGCCTTTTATCTCAGAAGAAATTTGGCATAAACTAGGAAGCCAGAAAGAAGGAAAAACCATCATGGAAGAAGCTTGGGCAGACCATCAAGAATTTGATGAACAAAACATCAAAGACCTAGAGCATATTTTCCAGATCAATACCCAAGTAAGAGCCATGAGAGCCTCCAAAGGAATTTCCCCAAGAGAATCTATGGAAGTTTTTGCCACCCATGCCGATTTTGTAAAACCTTACGCCGCTTTGGTTCAAAAACTAGCCAATGTTTCACAAATCCATTTTGATGCAGAGAAACCCCAGCAAGCATTTTCTTTCCGTATAGACGGTTCGGAATATTTTATTCCCGCCAACGAAAATATCAATGTAGAGGAAGAACTCAAAAAATTGCAGGACGAACTCAAAAGAACCCAAGGATCTCTCAACGGAGTACTCAAAAAACTTTCCAACGAAAGATTTATGGCAAACGCACCCGAAAAGGTCGTTATCCTAGAGAAAAAGAAAAAATCGGATATGGAAACCAAAATCCAAGCACTACAAGAACAAATTGCAGGACTGAGCTAA
- the hutI gene encoding imidazolonepropionase, with protein sequence MSETLFVNIKSLYQVREATHQALRGEAMNTCPALSNAFLYIKEGIIADFGTMADLPKKYLSCPEIVDITGKMILPTYVDSHTHLVFAAPRDGEFQDRIHGLSYEEIAERGGGILNSAQKLANKPEEQLFEEAKARLKELIKMGTGAIEIKSGYGLSAEAELKMLRVIKKLKNLNWIPIKATFLGAHALPKAYKEDKEAYLNMLIQEVLPVIEKEQLADYIDIFCEKGYFDLQDTHKILEAGKNIGLKPKIHVNQFNAFGGVQKGVEFDAISVDHLEEMNTEDFETLAQAKTIATALPSCSFFLSIPYAPVKTMIKNNVALALASDFNPGSTPSGNLSFVFSLACIKQKLTPEQALNALTLNAAFAMESEEILGSITKGKKANFMITKEIPSLAFIPYNFGASSIDTVYVNGRIFEE encoded by the coding sequence ATGTCTGAAACACTTTTTGTCAACATAAAATCACTGTATCAAGTAAGAGAAGCAACTCATCAAGCATTAAGAGGAGAAGCCATGAATACATGTCCTGCTCTTTCCAATGCATTTCTTTATATAAAAGAAGGAATTATTGCCGATTTTGGGACAATGGCAGATTTGCCAAAAAAATATCTTTCTTGTCCAGAAATAGTTGATATTACTGGTAAAATGATTTTACCAACCTATGTAGATTCACACACACATCTTGTGTTTGCAGCACCAAGAGATGGAGAATTTCAGGATAGAATTCATGGTTTGAGTTATGAAGAAATTGCCGAAAGGGGTGGGGGAATCCTCAATTCTGCACAAAAACTAGCAAACAAACCAGAAGAACAACTCTTTGAAGAAGCAAAAGCGCGCCTCAAAGAATTGATAAAGATGGGAACAGGTGCTATCGAAATAAAATCGGGATATGGTTTGAGTGCCGAAGCCGAGCTAAAAATGCTTCGAGTGATTAAGAAGCTTAAAAACTTAAATTGGATTCCCATAAAAGCTACTTTTCTTGGAGCTCATGCATTGCCAAAAGCCTACAAAGAAGATAAAGAAGCTTATTTAAATATGCTGATCCAAGAAGTATTACCTGTTATAGAAAAAGAACAATTGGCAGATTATATCGACATCTTCTGCGAAAAAGGATATTTTGACCTTCAGGATACACACAAAATTTTGGAAGCTGGAAAAAACATTGGCTTAAAGCCAAAAATCCATGTAAACCAGTTCAATGCCTTTGGAGGCGTTCAAAAAGGAGTAGAATTTGATGCCATTTCTGTAGATCATCTAGAAGAAATGAATACGGAAGATTTTGAAACATTAGCACAAGCAAAAACGATTGCTACCGCCTTACCTTCATGTTCTTTTTTCCTAAGTATTCCGTATGCTCCAGTAAAAACAATGATTAAAAATAATGTAGCCCTTGCATTGGCTAGTGATTTTAATCCAGGATCTACGCCTTCGGGAAATCTATCTTTTGTTTTCTCCTTAGCCTGTATCAAACAAAAACTTACGCCAGAACAAGCACTGAATGCACTTACCTTAAATGCCGCTTTTGCTATGGAATCTGAAGAAATTTTAGGAAGTATTACCAAAGGTAAAAAAGCGAATTTTATGATTACAAAAGAAATTCCATCACTTGCTTTTATTCCTTATAATTTTGGCGCTTCAAGCATAGATACTGTGTATGTCAACGGGAGAATCTTTGAAGAGTAA
- a CDS encoding 4-hydroxy-3-methylbut-2-enyl diphosphate reductase produces the protein MKKFDLPEQYVSSTIKEVQNYRNQQDPRKKDFRPTLLSYGSVEFILSRSFGFCYGVENAIERSYRAITENPGKNIYLLSQMIHNPDVNDDLLRQGMRFIMDTKGNQLISWDEITSDDIVIIPAFGTSIETKEILKEKGVEFLPYDTTCPFVTRVWKRAEQLGKKDYNLIIHGKYEHEETRATFSHSLQNAEAIVIKNMNEAQIIADFITQKITEEELCNKLEGKMSDGFIPSKHLLNVGVINQTTMLATETAEISDFLENAYKERFGDDFRAHFANTRDTLCYATNENQDATISMLDQKADLAIVVGGYNSSNTSHLVELCEEKLATYYICNTSEIKENQTVNYFHFREKQMDSTPHFLPKNKVPRIMLTSGASCPDTILEEVLNKILSFYPKALSHKEAIENIKILD, from the coding sequence ATGAAAAAATTTGATCTGCCAGAGCAGTATGTTTCCTCTACCATTAAAGAGGTTCAGAACTACAGAAACCAACAAGATCCTAGAAAAAAAGACTTTAGACCTACACTTTTATCTTATGGAAGTGTCGAGTTTATTTTATCTCGTTCTTTTGGATTCTGTTATGGAGTAGAAAACGCCATAGAACGCTCTTATCGGGCTATCACAGAGAATCCTGGGAAAAATATTTATTTGCTTTCGCAAATGATCCATAACCCCGATGTAAATGATGATTTGCTAAGACAAGGAATGCGTTTTATTATGGATACAAAGGGAAATCAACTTATTTCTTGGGATGAAATAACAAGTGATGATATTGTCATTATTCCTGCCTTTGGGACCAGTATTGAAACCAAAGAAATTCTTAAAGAAAAAGGTGTTGAATTTCTTCCTTATGACACCACTTGCCCTTTTGTAACAAGAGTGTGGAAAAGAGCAGAACAATTGGGAAAAAAAGATTATAACCTTATCATTCATGGAAAATATGAGCACGAAGAAACGCGTGCCACTTTTTCTCATAGTCTTCAAAATGCCGAAGCAATAGTGATAAAAAACATGAATGAAGCACAGATCATTGCCGATTTTATCACACAAAAAATTACGGAGGAAGAACTTTGCAATAAACTGGAAGGAAAAATGTCTGATGGATTTATCCCGTCTAAGCATTTATTGAATGTAGGGGTAATTAACCAGACAACTATGCTGGCAACAGAAACTGCTGAAATTTCAGATTTTCTTGAAAACGCCTACAAAGAACGCTTCGGAGACGATTTTAGAGCACATTTTGCCAATACTAGAGACACACTGTGTTATGCCACCAATGAAAACCAAGATGCCACGATTTCTATGCTAGATCAAAAAGCAGATTTGGCAATTGTAGTTGGAGGATATAATTCTTCAAATACTTCTCACTTGGTAGAACTTTGCGAAGAAAAATTGGCAACCTATTATATCTGTAATACTTCTGAAATAAAAGAAAATCAAACGGTTAATTATTTTCATTTTAGAGAAAAACAAATGGATTCTACGCCTCATTTTTTACCCAAAAATAAAGTGCCTAGAATTATGCTAACCAGTGGAGCGAGTTGTCCAGATACCATTTTGGAAGAAGTTCTAAACAAAATATTGAGCTTTTATCCCAAGGCTCTAAGCCACAAAGAAGCCATAGAAAACATTAAAATACTCGACTAA
- a CDS encoding N-acetylmuramoyl-L-alanine amidase, translating into MNPKLLLSFFLIFAFTSTSQVKSKAIETIIIDPGHGGIDAGNKGTSRYKTKEKDIVLDVALRLGKILKKELPNVKILYTRTKDVYPKLPQRANFANKNKGDLFVSIHCDAFHKKHVNGSSCLVLGQNHKEKSRIAIQENGFFLKHDGEKETKAFMKKHQDSFYGSILYQDMFLNQSISLGDKIQNQLITKSKRKNRGVKHQALYLMRAVSMPSVLVELGFLTNHKEEDYLNSNKGKYNSARAIATAIKQYKKEQESIWNASTETYSPPPLTGTYFCVQLMASSKKLQSFKGLDPVEAYQEKGLYKYLYGHAIKYQDAVNLQKEARKAGYKGAFIVGMKNGKKVSAKDIK; encoded by the coding sequence ATGAACCCAAAACTTTTACTCAGCTTTTTCTTGATATTCGCTTTTACTTCTACTTCACAAGTAAAATCTAAAGCCATTGAGACAATCATCATAGATCCTGGTCATGGTGGTATAGATGCAGGAAACAAAGGAACTTCAAGATACAAAACCAAAGAAAAGGACATTGTACTAGATGTTGCTTTGAGACTCGGGAAAATCTTAAAAAAAGAGCTTCCTAATGTGAAGATATTATATACAAGAACGAAAGATGTATATCCAAAATTGCCCCAAAGAGCCAATTTTGCAAATAAAAATAAGGGAGACCTTTTTGTTTCTATTCACTGCGATGCATTTCATAAAAAACATGTAAACGGAAGTTCTTGCCTTGTTCTTGGTCAAAATCATAAAGAAAAAAGTAGAATTGCCATTCAAGAAAATGGTTTTTTCCTAAAACACGACGGAGAAAAAGAAACAAAAGCCTTCATGAAAAAACATCAAGATTCTTTTTATGGAAGCATCTTGTATCAAGATATGTTTTTGAACCAAAGTATCTCTCTTGGTGATAAAATCCAAAATCAACTGATCACAAAAAGTAAAAGAAAAAATAGAGGTGTAAAACACCAAGCATTGTATTTAATGAGAGCCGTTTCTATGCCATCGGTACTGGTAGAATTAGGTTTTTTAACCAATCATAAAGAAGAAGATTATCTCAATTCTAATAAAGGAAAGTACAACTCTGCAAGAGCCATTGCAACGGCCATCAAGCAGTACAAAAAAGAACAAGAATCGATTTGGAATGCCAGTACAGAGACTTATTCGCCACCGCCGCTTACAGGAACTTACTTTTGTGTTCAGCTAATGGCTTCGTCAAAAAAACTTCAATCATTCAAAGGATTGGATCCTGTAGAAGCTTATCAAGAAAAAGGATTGTATAAATACCTTTATGGTCACGCCATAAAATATCAAGATGCAGTTAATCTTCAAAAAGAAGCTAGAAAAGCAGGATATAAAGGTGCTTTTATTGTGGGAATGAAAAACGGTAAAAAAGTATCTGCAAAAGACATAAAATAG
- a CDS encoding putative LPS assembly protein LptD translates to MNIVSTKIREYTLVSKRRSRSWLIILHFFAFLGAFLPVFGQNDSLQTKIDYGFNPNITETITYSAKDTAKAMMQDDIIELKNQAKVNYGDFQLEAGYIRVDMKAKMVYATGILDSNEQIIQKPIFTQGNKIYEVDTVRFNLESKKGKIKTLHTQEGEGYVKGIDIKRMPDESFNLKQGIYTTCNHPEPHYYIRAKRMKFTKDKKIFTGPARLVIGGVETPLLLPFAYFPLSEKKTFGILMPSYNFSRTRGFSLNGLGIYLGLSEYWDNKMEFDIFSSGGYNIRNFTRYKKRYGFYGDVQLSLSHVKNIEGVLGATKNHYKLIWNHRQDAKANPYGRFSANVNIQDANYNLVNNVNLNNKVTNEFQSTITYDRNIFNNALNISLTGTHHLSNSENKPVDITLPELNIRTNGNIYPFKKLFSSDSKNFLKKLSINPSLQSKYMVNTYDSLMFTDKMFQDDQIGAYYNVPINIQLKATSALSFTPTMGYRGYLYRDRFSYSYNDALQKVDTSRNRGLHHAYDFNAGLGVNFSPKIIGIFNFGKDKKITAMRHIISPSLSYSYGFNFLDRNRYHTYINETQEWYNHFDEAVYSVPTSPSLKNQNSLGSINLRLANDLDVKIRSNEKDTTNGGFKTIKRPLFSAFDFNTSYSLDADSFALSDIQFNYNFGLIKGLNLIGGADFNPYQVRDGKSIDKYFFQKGGGFAEVKTARAGLSYTFNSKSKTGNSTMEKIAARRAEGNLTPFEEQQLDEIERFSSRYVDFDVPYSLTTSYSFRYTKKYDTESEKSHILNFDGNVSLTNSLKVNFATGYDILKGEFSHSSFGLIKDLHCWRMSFNWIPTGIHESFTFEIAVKASVLQDLKLTKNGNSFDNNSFF, encoded by the coding sequence TTGAACATCGTTTCAACAAAAATAAGAGAATATACTTTGGTATCAAAAAGAAGAAGCCGATCTTGGCTCATTATTTTGCATTTTTTTGCCTTTTTGGGTGCTTTCTTACCAGTTTTTGGTCAGAACGATTCACTCCAAACAAAAATAGACTACGGATTTAACCCCAATATCACAGAAACCATCACTTATTCTGCAAAGGATACGGCAAAAGCCATGATGCAAGATGATATCATAGAACTCAAAAATCAAGCAAAAGTTAATTATGGTGATTTCCAGCTAGAAGCAGGTTATATCCGTGTAGATATGAAGGCTAAAATGGTGTATGCCACAGGAATTTTGGATTCTAATGAACAAATTATTCAAAAACCTATTTTTACGCAAGGAAATAAAATATATGAAGTAGATACGGTGCGCTTTAACCTAGAGTCTAAAAAGGGAAAAATAAAAACCCTACATACGCAAGAGGGAGAAGGTTATGTAAAAGGAATCGATATCAAAAGAATGCCCGATGAATCTTTTAATCTAAAACAAGGGATTTATACGACATGTAATCATCCTGAGCCTCATTATTATATTCGTGCAAAAAGGATGAAATTCACCAAAGACAAAAAAATATTTACTGGACCTGCAAGACTGGTAATCGGTGGTGTAGAAACACCGTTGCTTTTGCCTTTTGCCTATTTTCCGCTCTCAGAGAAAAAAACTTTTGGAATTCTCATGCCTTCTTATAATTTTTCGAGAACTAGGGGTTTTAGTTTAAACGGACTAGGTATTTACCTTGGACTAAGTGAGTATTGGGATAATAAAATGGAATTTGATATTTTCTCTTCAGGAGGATATAATATCAGAAATTTTACTCGCTATAAAAAAAGATATGGTTTTTATGGAGATGTCCAACTCTCTTTATCTCATGTAAAAAATATTGAAGGGGTTTTAGGAGCTACAAAAAATCATTATAAATTAATCTGGAATCATCGTCAAGATGCAAAGGCAAATCCTTATGGAAGGTTTTCTGCAAATGTAAATATCCAAGATGCTAATTATAATTTGGTCAATAATGTAAACCTAAATAATAAAGTGACCAATGAATTTCAATCTACCATTACTTATGATAGAAATATCTTTAATAATGCATTAAATATTTCGCTTACAGGAACACATCATCTTTCAAATTCTGAGAACAAACCTGTGGATATCACACTTCCTGAGTTGAACATAAGAACAAACGGGAATATCTATCCTTTCAAAAAGCTTTTTTCTTCAGACTCAAAAAACTTTTTGAAAAAACTAAGCATCAACCCTTCTCTTCAGAGTAAGTATATGGTAAACACCTATGATTCGCTCATGTTTACGGATAAAATGTTTCAAGATGACCAAATTGGTGCTTATTATAATGTTCCTATTAATATACAACTAAAGGCAACTTCAGCCTTGAGTTTTACACCTACAATGGGTTATAGAGGATATTTGTATAGAGACCGTTTTTCTTACTCTTATAATGATGCACTACAAAAAGTAGATACCTCAAGAAATAGAGGATTGCATCATGCCTACGATTTTAATGCAGGATTGGGGGTGAATTTTAGCCCAAAGATTATCGGAATATTCAACTTTGGAAAGGATAAGAAAATTACTGCCATGCGCCATATCATCTCTCCTTCTTTAAGTTATTCTTATGGTTTTAATTTTTTAGACAGAAATAGATATCATACCTATATTAACGAAACTCAAGAATGGTATAACCACTTTGATGAAGCCGTTTATTCTGTGCCCACTTCCCCTTCTTTGAAAAACCAAAATAGTCTCGGGTCTATTAATCTTCGTTTAGCAAATGATTTGGATGTAAAAATTAGATCGAATGAAAAAGATACCACAAATGGAGGTTTCAAAACAATAAAAAGACCGCTATTTTCCGCATTTGATTTTAATACTTCCTACAGTCTAGATGCCGATAGTTTTGCACTGAGCGATATTCAATTCAATTATAATTTTGGACTTATAAAAGGACTCAATTTGATAGGTGGAGCAGATTTTAACCCTTATCAAGTAAGGGATGGAAAAAGCATCGATAAGTACTTTTTTCAAAAAGGTGGTGGTTTTGCCGAAGTAAAAACAGCAAGAGCAGGTTTGAGTTATACTTTTAACTCTAAAAGTAAAACAGGGAACTCTACCATGGAAAAAATTGCCGCTCGTAGAGCCGAAGGGAATTTAACACCTTTTGAAGAACAACAACTAGATGAAATAGAACGTTTCTCTAGCCGATATGTAGATTTTGATGTCCCTTATAGTTTAACGACTTCTTATAGCTTTAGATACACAAAAAAATATGACACAGAATCTGAAAAATCGCATATTCTCAATTTTGATGGAAATGTCAGTCTAACCAATAGTCTAAAAGTTAATTTTGCAACAGGTTATGATATCTTAAAAGGAGAATTTTCTCATTCGAGTTTTGGTTTAATAAAAGATCTTCATTGCTGGAGAATGTCTTTTAATTGGATCCCAACAGGGATTCACGAAAGTTTTACTTTTGAAATAGCAGTAAAGGCCTCTGTACTGCAAGATTTGAAACTTACCAAAAATGGAAACTCTTTTGATAATAACTCTTTCTTCTAA